One window from the genome of Nitrospira defluvii encodes:
- a CDS encoding DUF2934 domain-containing protein encodes MSRKHEWKTNGGKTEAEKPNASQLQQEIEQLAYTLFCQCGYEHGHDLEHWAEAERRVHERHRGKGTKGE; translated from the coding sequence ATGTCACGCAAACACGAGTGGAAAACGAACGGCGGCAAGACCGAGGCGGAGAAGCCAAATGCGTCACAGTTACAGCAGGAAATCGAACAGCTGGCCTACACCCTTTTTTGCCAGTGCGGCTATGAGCATGGTCACGATCTTGAGCACTGGGCTGAGGCTGAACGGCGGGTGCACGAACGGCATCGGGGAAAAGGCACGAAGGGCGAATAG